tattttagtcaatattcaagaaatccatgccttatttaaaggGCATAGAAATCGGCCCCTACCTTGTTTCATGgaggattttccttatttttattttgttccatgatattttattctatatggaaaaataccaaaaaaataaataaaaccatgGCTAATTACCTAGccatattttcgaaaattaggagATATTGCcatcttctatttttgttaattcttcttccctactccacaatattattttattctatttatttataaggcAAAAgatattaccaaatattctattcttattacctaaagatctcattggactctataaataagaaccaaaaccccaaccctagcccccatattTTCGAAAACTCCCTCCCCAtacactctctcaattttcttccactttactccataaatccttcatcttttgagaagaaatcgAAGTTTAATCCGAGGatattgaagaaccaagtctctactttgtttctaccgtttgattttctctaaaaaggtatttttgctTAAGAGTtatgttgtttttcttctaccccttcttttctttttcttccaaccgatttaatcggtgttcttgaaccttcatgcatattaattgagtGAAAAAGGGATAAGAAGGGATATGggaacatgtgtgtgtgtgtgtgccgagAGGGTGAGgtgtgtgccgtgtgtgtgtgttatgcgtgtgggtgtgtgtgttgaagtgtgtgttgtgtagtgtgtgcttGATGGCTAAATACTTTTGTATGACATATGATGATAGATCTAGGGTTGAGATGCTAAGAAATATACGTATGCTAAGCGTGACttgaaattagtaatttatgatGAGTGTGACttgaaatttataagttatgaagATTAAGGTGAATCGATGGGAAAGAGGGAAGTAACGAGACATGCATAAGTTAAGAGTTAtaattgaacctaatttgtgaatatgtgcctatgtgaatttaaaggtgaaacctcggttgcgaagccggataacggaaaagcgaaactacttgaaatctaagcagtcgaggtgggctttactctcaaaaactctcttttattttgtcaaagatAATTATCGGAgctataagggtggtttaactgttatgccatgcctatgtttgttttattgtgagattgtgtgcctgatgcctagtttgtgagttcgctccattgggctatagggctatggatatgatatacgaattcgggtctgagtatgggccgcaaaccctaccaggctgtgtacacgaggggatcgggagccgtcctagctagtcggccggtctcgtgggcgaaaagcgtggccacgctttcgtcgcaccatggaaagattgtgatatgtgattgtggaatttgatgagaaaatggggagttattttgactggccagtctatggaaaatattttgtgatactcgtgatatttctcttaactgcttaaaactcgagttcacttggtaagggtggcataacttttgaataaaatgttttggcaacgagctcactgagtatttcaaaatactcagccctgcatgtgtttttcctatgtgcaggttgaatgatgacgagcggtggcgggtgttgagcagctcaattaattaatggatatgttgaactctaagtgtagttgtgtctccatacatagctatgctttttctcttggtcgttttccgctaaGTTCTAATACTCTGATATTGATTTGGTTGATTGGCACTCTTCTTCGTTTTTGAGGCCTTATACTTTTCTCGTGACGTTATCTTGAAACCTATGTCATTCTCTTAAGTTTTGATCGTCATTTATGAAACTCCCTTTTGTTTACCTGTTTAAgtttctaggttaagttgttgcattaaatactctgatatttCCTTCGTTTCCTTTGGTCGGTATTCTTtgaatgaaaccctagccatGTATTGATTTCTTGGAGTCGGTTTTGGGTAacagccgccgcatttattgtacacTAAGacgagattagtaacaccggtgtggttaAGCTcttgaaaggatctaatccgaaatgtattctttattgctatctattgaaaaagaatatatttcagaaagtttagtattttctagtctatgatattaatatcaatattgttcattcaatcaaacgccacattgatttatcaatatgtgagagtttgtattttactcaagttcatgatatcttgggtggtagtaattgaataatatgaaagtattggaatattatttcatagaattcgcgtgcccagtcgtggtatgattaaatccctaaaagggtgatccccaatgaggtgtttgaaagaggaaGTTATTATTCAGAAATGCTGTAGCAGTTAGGAATTTATTCTACGAATAATCAGtaaaagtttcaaactagaaaaactcgttgaagaattaatttaattctagtcacatagcagacaagaattaaattgatggatcaagataatcttaaacgcggaaaatattataaaaataaaatggaccaaagttatttgtaatttggtgatttaagtgggaNNNNNNNNNNNNNNNNNNNNNNNNNNNNNNNNNNNNNNNNNNNNNNNNNNNNNNNNNNNNNNNNNNNNNNNNNNNNNNNNNNNNNNNNNNNNNNNNNNNNATATTGCcatcttctatttttgttaattcttcttccctactccacaatattattttattctatttatttataaggcAAAAgatattaccaaatattctattcttattacctaaagatctcaTTGGACTCTATGaataagaaccaaaaccccaaccctagcccccatattTTCGAAAACTCCCTCCCCAtacactctctcaattttcttccactttactccataaatccttcatcttttgagaagaaatcgAAGTTTAATCCGAGGatattgaagaaccaagtctctactttgtttctaccgtttgattttctctaaaaaggtatttttgctTAAGAGTtatgttgtttttcttctaccccttcttttctttttcttccaaccAATTTAATCGGTGTTTTTGAACCttcatgcatattaattgagtGAAAAAGGGATAAGAAGGGATATGggaacatgtgtgtgtgtgtgtgccgagAGGGTGAGgtgtgtgccgtgtgtgtgtgttatgcgtgtgggtgtgtgtgttgaagtgtgtgttgtgtagtgtgtgcttGATGGCTAAATACTTTTGTATGACATATGATGATAGATCTAGGGTTGAGATGCTAAGAAATATACGTATGCTAAGCGTGACttgaaattagtaatttatgatGAGTGTGACTTGAAGTTTATAAGTTATGAAGATTAAGGTGAATCGATGGGAAAGAGGGAAGTAACGAGACATGCATAAGTTAAGAGTTAtaattgaacctaatttgtgaatatgtgcctatgtgaatttaaaggtgaaacctcggttgcgaagccagataacggaaaagcgaaactacttgaaatctaagcagtcgaggtgggctttactctcaaaaactctcttttattttatcaaagaTAATTATCGGAgctataagggtggtttaacagttatgccatgcctatgtttgttttattgtgagattgtgtgcctgatgcctagtttgtgacttcgctccattgggctatagggctatggatatgatatacgaattcgggtctgagcatgggccgcaaaccctaccaggctgtgtacacgaggggatcgggagccgtcctagctagtcggccggtctcgtgggcgaaaagcgtggccacgctttcgtcgcaccatggaaagattgtgatatgtgattgtggaatttgatgagaaaatggggagttattttgactggccagtctatggaaaatattttgtgatactcgtgatatttctcttaactgcttaaaactcgagttcacttggtaagggtggcataacttttgaataaaatgttttggcaacgagctcaccgagtatttcaaaatactcagccctgcatgtgtttttcctatgtgcaggttgaatgatgacgagcggtggcgggtgttgagcagctcaattaattaatggatatgttgaactctaagtgtagttgtgtctccatacatagctatgctttttctcttggtcgttttccgctaaGTTCTAATACTCTGATATTGATTTGGTTGATTGGCACTCTTCTTCGTTTTTGAGGCCTTATACTTTTCTCGTGACGTTATCTTGAAACCTATGTCATTCTCTTAAGTTTTGATCGTCATTTATGAAACTACCTTTTGTTTACCTGTTTAAGTTTgtaggttaagttgttgcattaaatactctgatatttCCTTCGTTTCCTTTGGTCGGTATTCTTtgaatgaaaccctagccatGTATTGATTTCTTGGAGTCGGTTTTGGGTAacagccgccgcatttattgtaccctaggagggcgggctgttacaccCCGTCtcctattaggagtcactctttgaccgggcacgggttttaagaaatgtaaagaaaagttggttgaaaaagttagtggaatgtgggacccatttttttatattggttttataataaaatgtgagtgaattgagttagtgtaatgtgggacctacttactatttatggtaaaattgaagtgtgactcttaattggggacggaccgaaatggaaaagtgtgactcttaatgggggacggagggagtaaataaataaaaaaagggctCGAAGttcttttgaatttcaattgaACAAAGTAGAtgttacaaaataataaattaagtccAGTAAATAAAGTTGGATACATTTGCAGAAATAATTTGAGAAAGTGTTAGTGTTGGTGTCCCAACCTCAAAGCTAGATAAGCCAAAACCCTATACCCGAGAAGCATGAGCACCAAAGCAGCCACATCAAGCGCCATGTTATGAATTTGGAGGGATTTTATGGCGGGAAAATCATACGCCCTGCACGATCCTTGCCCGCATTCGTACACCTCGTTCACCGAGTACTGTACCCCGACCAAGAGCCTATAGCAATACTGGGAAAAGGAGATGTACCTCATCCAGTCAATGAACATTGGTATGTGCTGAATGTAGTACCCGCTAGCCAGTAAAAACACGAGCATCAACACCGAGGAGAGAGTCGTGGCTTGTTTGACATCCATCAAGATGGCGCCTAGGGCTAGCCCCAGCCCCTGGGCCACTAGCACGTTCAGAAGGACGATGGCTAGTGTTAGGGCAAAAGTGATGAGGGAGGGCTTTAGGCCACCCATCCAATATGTGACTGTAACAAATATGGTGGGTAGAACTAGCTCCATTGGTAGATCACCAACCATTCTTGCAATGTAGTAAGACGAGAGGCGGTACATGCCCGAGGATCGCTCCCTCATGATTATCGGCCTCTCTAGAGGGAACACGAATATGGCATTGAACAACGGGAAGAAACCCCAGaaaattgagaagaaaaacaacaatCCCACCTATTTTTTGAAACAAGCTTTTGTTTAGTACTACAATAACGttattttttaacttatcTAGTTGGTagttagtttaatttattaccTGATCTTGAATGTGATTGGCGTCGGAGTGCCACCATAGAAGTCCAGATAGAATTGAAACAGACATGACTTGGAACATCCTTAAGCCAGAATATGATTCatgctttctttcttttagtCCTCTGCTTAGTAAAACCTTAAATTGCAACCACCAGTTGGTTGTCCATTGATTGTCCCAACCTATATACATCATGAATACTGGAACATATATTTGTAATGATGTATGGATGGGTAGAGGTGTGATAcgttgctaactttcttaagttgctaactttgctaactcatcaacgcaatgtattaaaaatttcaatacgATGACATtcaaattgtgttgacatttcaatatcaTTGTATCCacattttaatacactatgttgatgagttagtaagttaagaaaagttagcattATAACACACCCTGGATgagaatttataaatatagaggtattttgttttatttacgTACATCTTGATGATGATTTTGTGGAATCGTGTTGGTCTTGTTGATGAATTTCTTCCTTGAGAAGAGGATGCAAATTCTTTTTGTATGAGTGAATGAGGAATTGTTTGGTTGACTGAAGATCATCTTGCCTCCCATGGAATTCTTGATATTGATCATCATCTTCCTGTCTTGGATCTGGAGTGACACCTGcatgaatttaattgaaagtgcatattattatttgtttaatgaTTTTAGCTTatagaatttaattacttttataatggGGCCAGTGTAAAGTAGAGTCCTGGCAATTATGGAATTGGAAGCTTTATTTGGTCAAAAGCTCGCATACAGGGATGGGatcttctttaatttaaacaaacaatattttttagttgccCAAAAAGTAAAAGTTGTGTATTATTGTATAGCTAGCCTGGATTTATATGTCGTGGAATTGGAtatattatcttttcattCTTATTAGTGGTTTTGGAGATGCATATGTACGTGGTCGATGAAGCAATAGGCTTGTTGGCCCcccaacaattaaataaaactatatactGACCACAAAACTGAGGACAATAGATGAAGtactatttcattaaaatatacgATATTGGGGAATATATTTATGTCAAATCAGCCATTTGGGAATTATACATAGAATCCAACTAAACCTATTCTTTAGAGTCCAACAAAGACGACCATACGTAATTCTTACACCTTTTTAGGTCAGAAACCAATATTATACTCATTACGTCCAGAATAATGTaatagagtgaaaaaaaaaatagagatgatgatattttcatataaaaatatgtgtcatttttaatgtgatcttttaaaaaagaaaactatttcatttttattaaggTAGAGGAAGTAGAATATACATGGATCGAACAATGCAATAAGACTCAAGTGTGCTTATAGTACGTATATATGTCTATTATTCGATACAATAGATCAtaatatcttcttcttcttctccaactAATAGTATCTCACATTAATCGCCTACCTTTCATTTCTCTTATTATTCACttggattaaaaatataaatatttttatttatgtcttttattttatcaattctacATCAAAGTTGGTATAGTTCACTATTAAGACTATTGGTTGGAGCAAGAGAATGTAAGAGTAGTAAACTCTAAATAGGAAATTAACTAATATCTTGACGACATAACATTggaatagaagaagaaaaagagagagattgaATGTTACCATTAGCAAGATCCAAGAGAAAATCAGCAGGATTGACGAAATTAAACCCTGGCTCATATCCAATTGAAGCAAAATAATCCATAGCTTTGGAGGCGGCGCCgctataaatagggctccccTCCGACAGCACCACCACCTTATCAAACATCCTGAAGAGCCTGCTCGAGGGCTGGTGTATAGTGGTGATGACTGTCCTCCCGCCACGCGCCACCCAGCGCAGCGTGGCGATGATCCGCTGCGCTGTGGTGGAGTCGAGGCCGGAGGTGGGCTCATCGAGCAGCAACAGGCTCGGGTTCACCAGCATTTCCTGACCTATACTGACCCTCTTCCTCTCCCCGCCCGACACCCCGCGCAGCAATGGCCCCCCGATCACGCTATTCCCGCACCTCGTGAGGCCGAGCTCGGTCGCCACCATCTCCGCCTGCTCTGCCTTCTCCCTCAGCGTGAGGGAGCTGGGCAGCTTCAGCAGGGCGGCGTAGGTGAGCGTCTCGAGCACGGTGAGGTGCGGGTAGAGCGCGTCATCCTGCGCCACGAAGCCAGTGCGGCGCTTCGTGGCACTGGAGAAGGGCCCCCCATTGTAGGTTATGCTGCCCGAGATCTTCCCGGGCAGCCTCCCGCCCAGGGCGGTCAAGAGGGTTGTCTTGCCGCTCCCGGATGGGCCAAGCATCGCCACAAGCTCCCCGGGCCGGGCTGTGCCGCTGACGCCGTGGAGTATGGTTCGGGTGATCTTGGGCTTTGGCGATGAGCAGCAGCCCCGGCCTTGACCGCTCTCTATCTTGATCGAATACGACACGTCCTCGAACTGTTCCAAGCATGTtggtaatttaatataatttgtaaattaattgatgattaagtaattataatttttttttttttgaaaatgaaagcGAGCAAAGCCTGAACGAGACTATATACTAGCGATTATAagtaattgtaattttgttaagTTACCTACCTTAAGAGTGATGGGGTGAAGGGAGTGACGTAGGACCGAGAAGCGGACCCGGTCGGGTTCGGGGCAGGGACTCACATTACTTGTTGAAATGGGCGGGTCGGTTTGATTAGTTGCTGCAACACCATTTTCTTGCTCGGGAGGCATCATTTCTTGAGACAGAATGTAAACAAGAGCCAATATTGATGAGGAAAGTGAAATGGGGATTGTGGTTATATAAAGGAGAAGAAGGGAAGAAGATAATCACATGTAAAAGAGGGAAACAAAGCTTTCAATATATACGGGAAATGGATTGcctatttcattattaattaagacTAAAAGTcctttttttcactttttactaataTGTCATCATACACGTCACATCTAAATGGATCatgtatatattgatttatcCTTTTTACAAATCATGCATATATCTTTATAGTATATTTCATTATGTATTTATGCATGTTAAGTGAACGAGAAAACATTATATGACTCCCTTCGTTCAAAAAAATGCGCATTTGAAATGGCACGAAAATAAACGCCTAcgttactatggaacagagagtgagtagtaatattaattagttataagtTGCGTGCATCTACGAAAGTGAAACTACTGTATCAGATGTGTATAAGACAAAAAATGTTACAGGAAATCTTATATTCGGTTGCTTTTTTCTAGCTTTTCAAAAGGGAGTTTTATTTGCTGGAGACGGACATGTGTTTGAGCTGGAATAAGTTCTACTTAATAAGGTCCTTCAATTACTAAACAATCATACTGCTCCCTTTACAACTAGCTTCATAGGAATAAATTTActccaaaaattttaaaagtataattCTTGATACTACTTTAATTCTTTGCCTCCTCTAAATTGTTAATCCATCAGATAAAATAGAACATGTTATGTTGTTACTGACATATTCACGATAACAATTAATggaacaaaaaataaaaataatcttgaATTTACGTGGACAAGCTTGAAAAGATGCATGAACCACAACTACTATAATAATTGCTCTAAACAGTTATAACACTCATCGATAATGAGATGCCCCCcaatttacacaaaataatgcaaacaaaaatcaattccGGAATTTCCACATTCATCCACTTGTAGGAACTACAAATTCagaattccaaataaaatcaatatatatgcatatctCTCAGCGCAAATGTTAACATATGTTATATTCCTTGAATGTCCTgcaataattatattctttttgtaccaaaaagaaactatttttttgatCGTTAAAAATTGGCGCAAAGAACTTCTGccgatattattttttaataaaaagaatcaatttagtagtagtatatctGAAGTTGTGCTTGTCAAACATATAGTTTCTTGCCTTTATATGTGTCGAATTCTGATTCCATAGATAAAGGTCAGTGCTAGGATATTGTAACGTGTAacttataaagttaaattgaTGAAGGTGGTGTCACCATCAAATGAAAGTGTCtctctatttaaattatttaattatataatacacAATATTGGGAATGCCTTACATTATTGTTCAAAGAATTATGGCAACTCTACATTTAATCGTTTAATATAATGCAACttagtggaataaaaaatgattccGTTGCATCAAAATACATGTTTACataaattatggaaaaaaatcgaatgtttataatactattgcatgcatgcatgtaatttatttcagaataataatatttttagcaaAGAGTACCTTCGTTTTTGCTGTatctgaatttatttttaagtgatATCTCAAGCTGTTTcataacaaatattataataatttttgctCATTTTATGAACGCTTTTTTTACatcttaatttataattatttttttaaaaacttcaaTGTTATTAATTGCATCTCGATTTTTATATCCctaaaatataagtttttGTAGTGATATTAGTATGTggaaaagaaatatatatttcctccgtcctaCCAGAGTATACATTTTTAGTtagacacgaattttaatgcacaatcagcagagtaagaaaaagagaagaaaagtaATTTAAGTATTATAAAGGGAGAATGGATCTCATTtcattagaaagtgcatattattGGAGAAtggactaaaaaaaaaatactagtgcATATTGTGGTTGGACGGAGGTTGTACCAATCatcataattaatcataattaaaaaatgttgattAATAATCGTCCTAATAAGATATTCAATCAGTAGATTATATACAATCTATGTTCCAAAGCTGTGCTGATTATGATCGTGTTAGTTGATTATAATGCCTAATTAGCTGTAGagtaaagaataaataaaaataggtaATACTACAATTTACTGAAGTAATTATATGtctgaaaaaaatgtttccaGAGTCAAAACTAACATCTCCTTTATGAAGGGcacattatttttactttacaaTATCAGGTAATTATTATCCATGTTCATCcaccttttcatttttcattatctaTAAATTGtctttttgcatatttttcttttcgtcatctttatcttttctctctctcttttttatcacaatataaaattctttGCCTTTTTCGTGTCCATTTATTTCCTCTATACACTTTAGCCACTTTATGTTATACATGATCAAATAAGGCAGGAATATATATTGGATACGCTCTGGCAAAGCTAGGAATTTATAGTAGCGAGcaaaatttacatataaaaaaagttgaagatTTTAAGGTGTAAggagagattaagaaaaataaatttgataataaataatatatacatgtacTGGAAAATATGGGGCGGGGCATTTGCTCTTCCTTTACTCAAGGTAAATCCGCTCATAAATATGGTGGTGCGCATCTGaaattattatgatattatttattttaggcAAAATGTTACGATTTTTGTTTTCGAAATATTCTCTAAATGACTTATACTAATAGATTAGAGGCTTTACTTATATATTGCTTGAATATTTTCTAATTCTCGATttgatatatcatatatataagtattgtttgcaatcaaaataaaaaataaaaaatattaactatcCAAATAGGTGTAAGGAGAGAAATGAGATCACTAAGTTTCATGGGTCTGTTCTCCTATCactaattgattttataacgatatgaatttctaTCATGGTAACAGAGCGGATCATCGACTATGGGCCAAATTTAACCGACTTAGCAGTATTTCTAGTTTCTATATTGAAACTTAAAAACAATTAACCCAGCAGAATATCTAAGCTTTAAAATTGGGCCAGTTCGATAAAGGTCTAGTCCAACCATTTAGAAAAAAGTCCAACTCCTTCAATGTTCACCTTGAAAAGTTTGAAGGAgggtgttggcaattgaagctaaaaataaaaatataactatcacaaatcagtgtaaaagagagaactgaaattactatataagtctcataGGCCTCTCCTCTTATCcacaattggttttaggatggaaccaTGTGGATTTCTATCATGTGCAAGCCTTACACCATTAGTATAAGAGCATTCACAACCCACGCCTCCTCCTTCGACAAGTGGTGCATTCTCCTAGGCCTTTTGAGAAATATTTAAGGAACAAATACCATAATGGTTTTGTCCAAAGCGGACAATGTCATATTAATGAGGAGTTTGGGTGTGCACCGCTATACCTAACAATGATATCAGGGCCTAGCTTCGGAGGACCTGTAAGGTTAGATCGATCGCTTGCAAATTCTCCAGTATGTATGTGTGACCT
The genomic region above belongs to Salvia hispanica cultivar TCC Black 2014 chromosome 3, UniMelb_Shisp_WGS_1.0, whole genome shotgun sequence and contains:
- the LOC125216488 gene encoding ABC transporter G family member 21 isoform X1, which translates into the protein MMPPEQENGVAATNQTDPPISTSNVSPCPEPDRVRFSVLRHSLHPITLKFEDVSYSIKIESGQGRGCCSSPKPKITRTILHGVSGTARPGELVAMLGPSGSGKTTLLTALGGRLPGKISGSITYNGGPFSSATKRRTGFVAQDDALYPHLTVLETLTYAALLKLPSSLTLREKAEQAEMVATELGLTRCGNSVIGGPLLRGVSGGERKRVSIGQEMLVNPSLLLLDEPTSGLDSTTAQRIIATLRWVARGGRTVITTIHQPSSRLFRMFDKVVVLSEGSPIYSGAASKAMDYFASIGYEPGFNFVNPADFLLDLANGVTPDPRQEDDDQYQEFHGRQDDLQSTKQFLIHSYKKNLHPLLKEEIHQQDQHDSTKSSSRLFMMYIGWDNQWTTNWWLQFKVLLSRGLKERKHESYSGLRMFQVMSVSILSGLLWWHSDANHIQDQVGLLFFFSIFWGFFPLFNAIFVFPLERPIIMRERSSGMYRLSSYYIARMVGDLPMELVLPTIFVTVTYWMGGLKPSLITFALTLAIVLLNVLVAQGLGLALGAILMDVKQATTLSSVLMLVFLLASGYYIQHIPMFIDWMRYISFSQYCYRLLVGVQYSVNEVYECGQGSCRAYDFPAIKSLQIHNMALDVAALVLMLLGYRVLAYLALRLGHQH
- the LOC125216488 gene encoding ABC transporter G family member 21 isoform X2; protein product: MMPPEQENGVAATNQTDPPISTSNVSPCPEPDRVRFSVLRHSLHPITLKFEDVSYSIKIESGQGRGCCSSPKPKITRTILHGVSGTARPGELVAMLGPSGSGKTTLLTALGGRLPGKISGSITYNGGPFSSATKRRTGFVAQDDALYPHLTVLETLTYAALLKLPSSLTLREKAEQAEMVATELGLTRCGNSVIGGPLLRGVSGGERKRVSIGQEMLVNPSLLLLDEPTSGLDSTTAQRIIATLRWVARGGRTVITTIHQPSSRLFRMFDKVVVLSEGSPIYSGAASKAMDYFASIGYEPGFNFVNPADFLLDLANGVTPDPRQEDDDQYQEFHGRQDDLQSTKQFLIHSYKKNLHPLLKEEIHQQDQHDSTKSSSRCWDNQWTTNWWLQFKVLLSRGLKERKHESYSGLRMFQVMSVSILSGLLWWHSDANHIQDQVGLLFFFSIFWGFFPLFNAIFVFPLERPIIMRERSSGMYRLSSYYIARMVGDLPMELVLPTIFVTVTYWMGGLKPSLITFALTLAIVLLNVLVAQGLGLALGAILMDVKQATTLSSVLMLVFLLASGYYIQHIPMFIDWMRYISFSQYCYRLLVGVQYSVNEVYECGQGSCRAYDFPAIKSLQIHNMALDVAALVLMLLGYRVLAYLALRLGHQH